TCAATGCATTGAATTGCACAGAAGGAGGATTTGGTTTTAAAGGTGTAGAAAATCGTGAATTAGAGGATGTCTTTCAATCGATGCCTTTAATTACAAAAAAGATTTTATTGCCCAAACCCACATCTATTCCAAAGGATAAAATCAAGGCAATGTTTAAAGATTTAATTCAACAATTAGAAGAAAATGACGAAGATATTAAAAAACTTATGTTAGAGCCTCTCTTTCTAGCCAAAGCTCCTCTATTTTATTCTTTTGAAGAGCTGTTTACAGATGTGCCTGTCGATTTAGACTTTTATAAAGAAACCTATTGCGATTTAGCAAAACAAAAAGTGCTTAATATGTTAAAAGAAAATTATGAGGCTCCTGCATAATGCAAAAAACGGATTGTTTTTGTGCAAAAACTTTTAAACTTCAGGAGATAAGACGGTATCAAGTTTTATGCAAAATTTGCATTATGCAGGAGTTTCATTATGCGTTTTTCTGACCAACTTTTACTTCTAGAAGAAAAAAATCCATTGCTGTGTTTTTTGCTCCGAACACAGAAAACAAAAAAAAGAGCAAAAAAGGCTTATCCTTTTCCCAAAAAAGATATGGAAGTACTCTACATCCATGGCCTGCAAACATTATCAAAAACGTTTTTCCATTGGTTGAATAAGTCCACGCTACACAAGATCGTGTTTTTAGAGGATAAGCTTGAAAATGCAAAAGCTTTTTTAGAGAAAAATGTAAAACACATCCTCACACATCCACAAATTGAGATTGTATATTTACAAAATAGTCAAGACGTCAGCTATATTTTTAAGCAAGGGCAGAAAAAGCCTTTTGTTTTAACAACGAATGCAGCACTAGAGCGCCATATTTATTCCAATACGTTTTTATTTTTGGCCTATTGCCAAGATCTTTTAGAACCCAAATACAGTTATAAAAATTTTTACAACAATTTGACCTATGCACAATCTGCCTACTCAGTAGAAGCTTTAAAACAGGCATTTAAAAATAAGCCTGGCTTTTTGCTAGGATCAGGTCCTACGCTTCAAACTTCGCAATTAAAAACTATGAGGGATAAAGGACTATTTTTGGGGTGCGGTTCAAGCTTAAAGTTGGTGCCAGATGTAGATTTTGGGCTTGTTGTGGATCCCACAGAGCGCCAAAAACAGGCACTCAAAAACCATCATGCCAAAAAAGTACCTTTATTTTTTACACTCCGCTCTCAAAGCGATGTGGTGAAAAGCTTTGATGAGCGCATTTTACTCCATCACCTAAATGATGAAAAAAACATTCAATTTTTTGAAAAAGCACTTGGACTTGAAGATGAAAATCTTATAGAACCTTTGGAATCGCTCTATTCTTCTGTGACCACTGTAGGTTTACAATTGCTGCTTTATTTAGGATGCAATCCAATCATTTTATGTGGTGTGGATTTAGCTTTTGTAGGTAAGCAATTTTATGCAAAAGGCTTACAAAAACATACACTCGATCCTCTTCAAGATCAAACCGTACACCTTGCTGGAAAAGTGACGACGGAAAAGTGGGTGCTTGAAAAACAGGTCATCGAAGAAATCATTGAAAAAAATCCCAAAACTACATTTTATCGCCACAAGCCCGTTCTACCTATCAAAGGAGCGAAAAAAATTGCTCTTTCTACAGTGGAAAAAAAATACCGCGCAATGGATAAACGCTGGAAAAAAGTGGCATTGAAAAAACAAAAAGCATGCACGCAGATCAAACAAAAAATCCAAAAGAATTTAAAAAAACTCCAAGCACTTTTTGAAAAAAAGCCCCACTCATTAATGTTGGATTTAGAATTACAGACAAATCCACTCTACACAGCGTTTTTTGAAAAACCCATTGCGTATTACACATTTTTACTCACACAAGATGGACTTTATGATGAGACAAAAAAAGCGCACATCGTCAAAAGACTCATCAAAGAGTATTCCAAGTTATCATCTGACTAAAGCTTTATTTGATCTTAATCAAAAAGTATATGACAATTTAGCTTATTTTTTCTACAATGCGTAGAAAAAAGAGAAGGATGCCAGACAAAAAAACTTTAGATCTTTTATTCACCGAAGCTAGAACACACACGCATTGGCAAGATAAAGATGTTCCTGAGGCGCTTTTAAAGCAGCTCTATGATCTTGCAAAAATGGGACCTACAAGTGCCAATTGTCAACCCATGCGTATTGTGTTTGTCAAATCTAAAGAGCAAAAAGTTGTTTTAGAACCCCTGCTTGTCGAATCCAATCGCAGAAAGATGATGGAAGCTCCCGTATGTGCGATTGTTGCATTTGATCTATTATTTACAGAGCATATTGAGAGTTTATATCCTAAAAAAGGTATCCGTGCATATTTTGAAGGGGATCCAGACTTGCAAGCATTTGAAGCATTTCGAAGTGGGACGCTGCAAGGTGGATATTTTATTTTAGCAGCACGTTTACTTGGGTTGGACTGTGGTCCTATGGCGGGGTTTGATAAAGGTGCCGTCGATCAAACCTTTTTTAAAGACGAGCGTTTTAAAACCAATTTTTTATGTAATCTAGGGTATGGGGATTTTTCAAAACTCCACCCACGTAATCCGAGGTTAAATTTTAATGAAGCATGTCAAATTATTTAGTTTAGCGATCTGTTTTTTCCTTTTGTCAGGATTTTCTACAACGTTGAAGATAGGATGGATCACAGCTCCCAAGTTTGATCAAAATGCCAAAGCATATGAGCATTTAATTCGAGAGATCAAAGAGGAAAAAGTGGCTTTTTTGATTATTGGTGGCAATATTGGAGATCATCATTGTACAAAAAAGTGGGTCGAAAAATTACAGAAAGATGCCAAATGTGATATCTATTTTATATTGGGACATCGCGATTTTTATAAAGGTTCGATTGCGGGCGTTCGAAAAGAGATTGCAGATTTTGCCAACAAAAACGAAGCGCTTTATTACTTACCTTCTCATGAGACTATAGAACTGACAGAAAAAACAGCTCTTGTGGGAATGGATGGTCTTGCAGATACCTACACAGGATCTTTGTCTTGGATCAAACCCAAACT
This genomic window from Chlamydiota bacterium contains:
- the rutE gene encoding putative malonic semialdehyde reductase RutE, whose amino-acid sequence is MPDKKTLDLLFTEARTHTHWQDKDVPEALLKQLYDLAKMGPTSANCQPMRIVFVKSKEQKVVLEPLLVESNRRKMMEAPVCAIVAFDLLFTEHIESLYPKKGIRAYFEGDPDLQAFEAFRSGTLQGGYFILAARLLGLDCGPMAGFDKGAVDQTFFKDERFKTNFLCNLGYGDFSKLHPRNPRLNFNEACQII